The Hordeum vulgare subsp. vulgare chromosome 4H, MorexV3_pseudomolecules_assembly, whole genome shotgun sequence genomic interval ACTAAATTAAATCACACAATTTCCTTTAAAAAATCACACCATTAACTGAAACAACAAAGGAAAATGAATTGCAGACATGGCTGGGTCGCTAACGTGGAGGCTGCTGATGTGAATAGGTTGCATGTTAAGATAAATAAGTTAATGGGAATGAATTTCTTAGGTATATATGATGCATGCATATTTCAAAAGTACATTAAAGCATTATGAAAATATGTAAAAAAAATAGtttattgatttttttaattGTATTACCAATTAATATAATGTGTGTGAACAATTATTAAATTTGTTTGAACATATCTTGAAGAGGTgtgaaaactttaaaaaatacATGAATACTATCAAATAAATTTGTCAACACATCTTAAATACATGAACATTGCTTCAAATATTTGAACACTTTTTGTTACATTATCTATTATGTTACAGTTTTTGTCAACACATCCTATTTTTGTTACATGAATTTTGATAATATGTAAAAAAATTGACTTCTggatttttctttattctttgcAGTTTGCAGGTAGGACAAAAATGTATTGGTGGACATGCATGGTTTCACTGACATACACCTTTATAAGCAGTAAAATAACAATATCGGAATATTTCGAGTATATATGGTCAAGTGTTCTACCCCAGGTGCAAATTTTGGTGACATTCATGGTGCTCTGGGAGAAGAAAACGAAATCGAACAACCATTATATTATTCAAAAAGGCCATGCTAGAGCACTAGATTATTATGTAACCGAAATTGTGAGGTCTAAATAATGTATTACTCTTGAACAAAGGACCTCATTAATGTTTAAAACATCTGACGAAATCTGTTATTAATGTTTATAAGCAGTAAAATAACAATATCAGAATATTTCGAGTATATATGGTCAAGTGTTATTAACAGATTTACATGCATAAAAAAAGGGGGTCGATCGAGAGAGTGGGCGCGCGCGAGAGCAAACCAATCCTTGGGTGGTTGCCTCTTCATTCGGGACCTCAAAGTATTAGGTGTCCATGCATGAATGACCCTCtccgatttatccgatgtaattcttttgtatggtgcgttcgttgggatgcgatgaattgtgggtttatgttcagattattcatgaaaaagtaTTTGAGTCCTCTTTGAATTATAATTGGTCTTATCTGCATGATCGTTATAGCTTTATAAATCtttctgatctattgaattgctttggtcaagtagtttgatgtttcttcagtggtagatgtgcgttgtagtgggttcaacctgacgagtttctatatcctagtgacagaaggggacaagttgcgtcttcgtgttgctgccactaaggagaaaacgatggggtttattaaaattggttgagtttactttgtctacatcatgtcaccgttCTCCAAGcgttacttcgtttgtcatgaactttgtACGtacagaggcaagcatagaagcgttttggaagtgaagtaatagtagtaggtgcaggcaggagtcggcctattttcttatggacatgatgcccatatacacatgatcattacagTGAAAATCACATTATTATCGGTTGTtctttcaattgcccaacagtaatttgtttaccatcatatgttgctttcatgagatgcCTCTATaggacactatgccccccggtctattcacttatatattcaaaaaacttatattttcctTGCTGCCTTCTTTTATCGTTTATTTTAGTTACCATTCTTAATAATTATCTACAcaactcacttgcttgcaaaataacaacaacaagggaaTTGactaccctcttgcccgcgttgggtgcaacttGTTTGTTTTTTTGTGTGCACCCTctaaagacggttgaggattgatattcctattggttcgataaaccttggtttcttaattaaGGGAAAATACTTACACGCattatgctgcgataacccgttcctcttcacggaaaaccccaaCAAGGATCAGAAGCATcactgaacattttttaaacacaaacattttttgaacttgTGTAAAAAAAATTAATTCCTGAAATacattttgaaacatgaacatattttcaaattttgaacaaaatttgaaatgaGAACATATTTTTAAATTCCTGAACATTTTCAAAGAAAAGAAacatgaaaaagaaaaaacaaaagagtaaagaaaataaaaaaatagaaaaaaaagcaAAATGGGAGAAAAGCAAGATAGAATTAGTCAGTCGTGGTCTGCCACCCCCTATGCGAAAGCTCACCTATTTGACGCAGAGAGCGTCATATAGGAGCTCCCCCAATTTTGTTTGGTGCGCTTGAGTTCCACACGCGCTTCCAGGCCCACATTGTCACTACACGCCATGACTCGTGGGCCGGCCTCCGCTTGGCTTGCAGCTTCGCATGGGCCTTGCATGTATACATGCACTGCTGtagtgtactccctccgtttctaaatataagtcttttaagatatttcactaggagtctatatacggagcaaaatgagtgaatctacgctctaaagtatgtctatatacatccgtacatagtccattaatgaaacatctttaaagacttatatttaggaacggagggagtagatgctaGCTGTCTGGTAGCAGCATGCTCCAGATGCTTCAGCTCATCCTCTCATCGAAAATCTGCAACCCTGCATGACAATGCACCCATGGTTGGTCTGATTTCGGTGAAAGCGACCAGAACCAATCTCCCCAATGGCGCCAAAGTTCTCGTTCCCAAAATAGAGTCAGAGACGGAAGGTAAGGACCATGCCTCTACAACAGTCGTCTCGACTAACCACACTGACATGCAAAGCTTTTGCATGTTTGCAAGAAAATCGACTAACCACACGGAGGATGTAGGAAAAAATACCTTGGAGATCCGAGAAACGGATCTGGTACGAACGCCATGGAGGGAAAGTTCAATGCAAAGGGAGCACCCATCTATCCCCAACCACACCTCGCAAACTTAAAAAAAATACATGAATACTATCAATTAAATTTGTCAACACATCTTAAATACATGAACATTGCTTCAAATATTTGAACACTTTTTGTTACATTATCTTTTGAAAGATATGGGAAAAATTTATTAGTAACCATGTTATATTTAAATAATCGAACACCTATTTTTGTTACATGAATTTTGATAGTATGTAAAAAAAATCACTTCTGGAATTTTCTTTATTCGTTGCAATTTTGATAATAGGACAAAAATGTTTTGGTGGACATGCATGGTTTCACTGACATACACCTCTATAAGCAGTAAAATAAAAATATCAGAATATTTCGAGTATATATGGTCAAGTGTTCTACCCCATGTGCAAATTTTGGTAAAGAAATGACATTCGTGGTGCTCTGGGAGAAGAAAACAAAATCGAACAACCATTATATTATTCAAAAAGGCCATGCTAAGCACTAGATTATTCTGTAACCGAAATTGTGAGGTCTAAATAATGTATTACTCTGGAACAAAGGACCTCATTAATGTTTAAAGGGAATCGTTTCCacccggcgcgccggccgaaccgacgCGCCGGTCGCCCCCTCGCGCGCTGGCCCGTGCAACATTTTTCCCACCCCACGGTCTTGGTTGGTCAATGGATGaaacatttttcgtctaaatttgttgcaaccagcgtcatttTTGCTGCAAGCATTTTTTTCACTATATTTTGTCCCAGTATaaaagttgcatatacgtttggttgcaactccagttcgtcggatttttcattacaatcgatgttttttacttttgttacaaccgtgttaatttttgctataaCCAACATCttattttgttgcaaccgttcactaaaaagttgcatacacgtcacgtaaatatttgttacaaccggcgtttgacttttgctaccatgtagcatcagcttcgttttttgctacaatcacgtagatattttttttgctataaaTTTTGTGTTTTGTTGTAACCGTTGAAAAAACTGCTGCATCCAATCGAAATTTTGCTGTATAggagaaaaatgttgcatgcggatccaacggtgcggacgcaCGGGATTGGTGGATCGTGCGGCATCACTCCCATGTTTAAGACATCTAACGAAATCTGTTATGAGCAGATTTAGATGCATAAAAAAATGGGGGCCAATAGAGAGAGTGGGCGCGCGGGAGAGCAAACAAATCCTTGGgtggttgcctccgttagggacctcaaagggtgtttgtttccagggacttattggttttgggacttaaaaaagtccctataagtcccacctaaaccaaacacTAGGGATTTATTGGGACTTATTATGGTTAATTGGGACTTATGAAATAAGACTCTCTAAtaggagcttattgggacttatttTCTGGTCCATAACGCTCGCACCGCCTGCCCGGATCGCTCCAGGGACAGGACGACGCTCGCAccgcccgccgccggccgcccgccccgtcgccgcccggccgccggcccgcccagacgccgccccgccgcccgcttGCCCtgacgccgccgccccgccgcccgctcgccccgacgccgccgcgccgccgcccgctcgccgcgacgccgccgccccaccgcccgctcgccccgacgccgccgccccgacgccgcccGGCCGCCTTCCGCCCCGACGCCGCCCGGCCGCCGCCCGCCCCGACGCCGCCCGGCCGCCGCCTCGTCTCCCTAGTTCGTCTGCAGGTTCGCTAGTTCGTCCACAGTACTCGACTTGATCGCTAGTTCATCTGCAGGTTCGCTAGTAAATATCCTGGTATGGTACCTACGTCTCAGCTTGATCGAGTACTGCATTAGGtgcaacatggacttataagtccccgtaaacaaacaggtagggactcgggacttataagtccctgtaaacaaacaggtagggacttatgacttataagttgggacttaaaaaagtcctaggacttatgaaacaaacagggcctcaaAGTATTAGGTGTCCATGCATGAATGACCCTCTCCCTATACAGACAGCACGAATGACCTTCGTCATGCATGCAGATGCAGGACTCCTATATGATATGTGCGTCTAgctggtttcttcttcttcttcttgagccAAAATGAATGAATGAATTAAGGTGGCCGGAAGAGAAGAGTCATGCATCTTGTTCTTGACTTCACTTGGTCTCGTAGGAGGTGTCGGGCTTCCAGCCCTCGGGGATGACGTCCTCGGCGACGGTCTTGGTGCCGCCCTCGGTGGTGTAGCGGACGGAGAATGGGCCGATGAGCTTGTCAGGTGTGTCGATCCTCCAAACGGCTCCCCACGACTCCTTGAGCTCGATCCACTTGTCCTTGCCCTTGGGCTTGATGTCCACGGCCACCACGTCGCCGTCGCCCTGGAGGAACTTGACAACCAGGGCGAGGTAGTTGGGGCTGGAGCCCTTCTCCACGTGGAAGTTCACCTTGGTGCCCTCCGGGTACTTGCACTTGACGCGGCGGAACTTGATCTCCACCTCGCCGGCGTCGCGCAGCTTCTGCTCCTGGCCCTTCTTGGCCATGGTGCCGAAGGCATGGCCGGACAGGTCGAAGTGGTACGCCGCGATGGGCTCCTCGTTCTTGTCGGTGATGGTGACGATGGTGGGCTCGCCGGAGCAGGCCTCGGGCTTGGTGCACTTGAGCTCGAAGCAGGAGCCGCAGCCGCGGCCGTCCTTGAAGATGGGGACGTTGCCGCAGGAGGTCATGCCGAAGAAGGGGGCCTTGTCCACCTCCTTGTACCCGCAGGCGCCGCCGTTGTCCTTGGGCCCGGCGCCCGTCGGCTTGCCGTACCACGTCGTCTTGGCATCTTTCCACTCGCTGACGTAGGTCGCCGTGATGTTGGGGCCACAGGGAACCTTGGCGATGCCGTGCGCGCCGCACACGACCACGGCCAACACCGCCGCAACCAGCAGCGCCGACGAGGACGCCATCTTGAGTTGATTTGCTAGGTCTTGGTTTCTCTGTTGCTGCTGTGTATCTGCGATGGATGGGTAGTTTTTTATATATAGGATAAGCCAGATCAACAGGGAGCGACCAAACCGGGGACGACGCTCCGGCCATGTCGGTGGCGTAAGCGGCTGGCCGTGAACGCTGGGCGAGCATGTCCGTGGCATGCAGACGCGGCTCGCCGTCACCCGAGGGGCTCTTGGTGTCTGACCTCTCCCGACTTCCGTTATGCATGGGTCGCGTGTGCGTGCTGGCCATGGCCCTGGCCGTACGTGAGGCTGATTGCGGCATGCATTCGGATACATCCGTATGCCTATGAGGGTGGTGAGAGGGAGCACTCGGTGCTCCAGCTCCACCCCTATTCAAAAGTAATTTAGTGATCGAAAAGAAGTGCAAAAAAATCAGAACTTGTACTTCAAAGCCAAAAAAAACACGCCGTTGTCCTTGGGCCGTCACCCGAGGGGCTCTTCCGACACATGGACAACCGTCCGATCTATACGGGTAGCCATCCGATCCACACGCTCGCCACATGAGTTGCGTGTTTCTGTGACGGCTATTTTCTATTGCTCGCCAATGCTATTGCTACGAGCCCACATGATTGAATTACAACATATTGCACCTGGATCATATCATCATATTgcattcactagtagaaaaggggTCTTTTGGCCGAgggccgaaagaccattagtcccggttcaaatgaaaaccgggaccaatgccaggcattggtcccggttcggtttgt includes:
- the LOC123447483 gene encoding major pollen allergen Hol l 1-like; amino-acid sequence: MASSSALLVAAVLAVVVCGAHGIAKVPCGPNITATYVSEWKDAKTTWYGKPTGAGPKDNGGACGYKEVDKAPFFGMTSCGNVPIFKDGRGCGSCFELKCTKPEACSGEPTIVTITDKNEEPIAAYHFDLSGHAFGTMAKKGQEQKLRDAGEVEIKFRRVKCKYPEGTKVNFHVEKGSSPNYLALVVKFLQGDGDVVAVDIKPKGKDKWIELKESWGAVWRIDTPDKLIGPFSVRYTTEGGTKTVAEDVIPEGWKPDTSYETK